The genomic stretch TTGAACCGGCAAGCCGGCAGACCGTCAGCGGGGAAATCAGGACTTGAAACCGGGGATGGTTTATATTCCCTTTCCACCGCCGATAATGAAAGAGTGTTGATTCCCCGGTATCGGAAAGTTGATACCATAAACCTGGTGGTCAAAAGCATGGATATGGGTGATTTGACCGGTGACCATCAAACTGAAGTTGTGTTTACTGACAGTGAAAAAATCTATGTTTATACCTTGACCCGCAAAGGGTTGAAATTCCGTTATCGCTATCATTTTGACAAATGGGGGGAAATTATGAACCTCCAGGTTGTTGATATTGATGGAGACCAGAGGGATGAGCTGATTGTCAACACGGTTAAAGAAACTGAAGATGGTTTCTCCTCGTTCATTATTGGTTACCGCCAGGGGAAATTCCAGGTTGTTGCCAGTAATGTCCCCTTTGCCATGGGGGTGCTGGGCGGGCATTCCATTGCCCGGGGCGGGTATTTCCTCGGCCAGGTGTTCAGCATGGAGTCGGTGTTCGGTTCGCAGGTTTACCAGCTGAAATTAAAAAATGGTCAAATAAAAAGTACGAAAGCTTTTGCTGTTCCTCATGGTTTCCGGATTTGTGGAGCTTTATACGATGATATTAATGGTGACGGTCGGCGGGAGTTGTGCTTTGTCAACGAGCAAAGTTTCCTGGAAATTTACCAGGGCGGCAAGCGCCTGTGGATCAGTGACGAGCGGGTTGGCGGATCGTTGAATAATGTCCAGGTTGAGGTTGGTACCCCCAAGGTTTCTTATACCGATAAAAAACAGATTGATGTACCCTTGAGAGCTTGTGATCTGGATAGTGATGGCAAGAAAGAGATGCTGTTGGTGAAAAATACATCGTCCATGTCTACCGGCCTTGGCGAATATGGTTTTCTGAACAAAGGTTCGGTGATGCTGCTCAAACAGTCCAATGTTGGTTTTTCCCTGAGACCTTTGACCGGCAAGCTGGGCGGTCCCATACAGAGCCTCAACATTCTGGGGAAAGAATTATTTGTCACCATGGTGAAACGGGGCGATGATGTATTGAAAGTAAGTGGTGACAGCTACCTGCTGTCCTTCCCGCTGCCGGGGCGATAAAAAATTTACCATGAAGTACTTAATGCTGCCGGGATTGGGGACATTCTTGACTTCCCCGGCGCCGCGATAGCGGTGAAGGGCAAGTCAAGAGTGTCCCCACGCGAAGCAGGGCGAAGCAAAATCTCATCTAAGTGCTGCTTGGCACAATAAAAGAGGGACACTCCCCATTTTTCAGCCACNNNNNNNNNNNNNNNNNNNNNNNNNNNNNNNNNNNNNNNNNNNNNNNNNNNNNNNNNNNNNNNNNNNNNNNNNNNNNNNNNNNNNNNNNNNNNNNNNNNNACTGACTCACACAGACATACACGGACGTAATGTTTTTTGGTTATGAAGAGGTTCTTTCTCTGTGACCTCGCTTCCTCTGTGGTGAATTTTTTAATCTCAACCGGAGCGGCGAGTGTGCAGAAACTCTTCCAGTCGGTCCATGCCTTCCTTGATATTTTCCATCGAATTGGCGTAGGTAAAGCGGATAAATCCCTCGCCGTTGCTGCCGAAATCAATTCCCGGCGTTACCCCCACCCCGGCTTTCTCTAAAATCTCAAAAGCAAATTCATAGGAATTGTCACAAAAAGCCCTGGCATTGGCAAAGACGTAGAAGGCCCCCGTGGGTTCGGTTTTAACCGTCAGTCCCATGCCGCGTACCCGCTGTAGCATGTATTGGCGCCGCTGGTTGTAGATGTCTTTCATCTCTTCAACTGCCTGTGCTACCTCGGGTGATTTCAGGGCGACGATCGCCGCTTCCTGGCCGAAATGACTGGCGGCAATGAAGAAATTCTGCTGGATGGTCTGCAGGGTACGAATATATGCTTTGGGGGTGATGAGATAGCCCAGCCGCCAGCCGGTCATGGCATAGAGCTTGGAAAAGCCGTTGAGAACAAAAGCCCGGTCGGTATATTCGAGGATGGAATGGGCCTGGCCTTCGTAGACCAGTCCGTGGTATATTTCATCGGCAATAACCGGGATACCCAGTTCGGCAATCTGCCGCATACGCTCGGCAGAGAGCAGGGTACCGGTGGGGTTGGCCGGTGAATTAATCAATATTCCCCTGGTTGCCGGCTTGATGCGGTTTTGCAGGGATTCGGGATTATATTGAAAACCATTATCTTCATTGACTTCAACCAAGTCCGGAATGCCGTCACAGTAAGAGATGAAATTGGCATAGCAGGCATAGCCGGGGTTAGTGAGCAGGAGCCGATCCCCGGGGTTGAGCAGTGTGGCACAGACCAGCAGCAGGGCCGGTGAGGTTCCCGAGGTAATAATGACCTGGTCGGGACTGAAACTGACGCCGTATTTTTTATGGTAGTGATCGGCCACCGCCTGGCGCAGTTCCAAAAGTCCCATGCTGTGGGTGTAATGGGTTTTATCCTGGTTCAGGGCCTGGATGGCTGCCATTTTCACCGGCTCTGGAGTCGGGAAATCCGGCTCGCCGACTTCCAAATGGATGATTGTCCGTCCTTGTCGTTCCAGTTCCTGGGCTCTCTCAAGGACATCCATGGCCAGAAACGGCTTCATGGCCAGGGCTTTTTTTGAGCGGGGATACGATGGTTTTTTCATAATCCTATTCGCTGAAAAAATAGTTTGTACCGGCTTGAACCAGCTCTTCAAGCTGCGGGATTGATGGTGCCTCGGCATAAAGTCTGGCCACCGGTTCGGTTCCTGAAAGGCGGATGAGCAGCCAGCAGTCATCAGGGAAGAGGTATTTTGTCCCATCAATGGTGATGGTTTCCAAAACCTGCAGCTTGCCAACAGAAGTTAAGGGGGTTTCCAGCTTCTCTCTGATGACCTGGCTGATCTTTTCGGTCAGCCGGATGTTAACCCTGCGGGTATAAAGAGGCCCGATTCTGGTAAAAAGTTCCTGGCGCTGGTCGGCCAGTGATTTTCCCCTTTTGGCCACCATTTCGGCGGCCAGCAGGCAGGCAAGAATCCCGTCTTTTTCCGGTATATGACCTTTTATGCTCAGGCCGGCACTTTCTTCACCGCCCAGGACAATGGCGTTCCGGCTGATTAATTCCCCGATATATTTAAAACCCACCGCCGTTTCATGCATTTTTCGCTGATGATAGGCGGCAACCCGGTCAAGGAGATGAGTGGTGGCCACCGAACGGGCCAGGCCGCCTTCCCATTTTCGTTCACTGAGCAGATAATCGGCGGTCAGGGCCAGAAAAATATTAGCATCAATAAATTCCCCGCCGGCATCAATAATTCCGAAACGGTCGGCATCGCCGTCGGTTGCCAGGCCCAAGTGATATTTTTTATCAATAACCAGCTGGATCAGTTCGGGGATATTTTCTTTGGAGGGCTCCGGCGGCCGGCCGCCAAAATAAGGATCACGCCAATTATGCAGGGTTTGCAACTCGGCAGTGTGATCTTGCAGAATTGTATCCAGGTAGTCCCTGGAAGTTCCGTACATGGGATCAATGGCAATTTTCAGCCGGGCCTTTGATATGGCGGCAAAATCTATCTTTTTCCGCAAATCGTCCAGGTAGGCGGGGCGCGGATTGCAATCGACTATCCGGCCTGACTTTTTAGCTTCTTCCAGGTTTATTTCCTGGTAGTTTCCCGATTGCATCAGTTCGTTAGCTCGTTTGGCTATCCAGGAAGTGGTTTCCGGCAGCGCCGGTCCGCCCCAGTCCGGCGAGAATTTGATGCCGTTATAGCTGGGTGGATTGTGGCTGGCAGTAATATTGATGCCGCCGCCCCCTTTTTTATCGATGATTTCCCAGGCGATGACCGGGGTGGGGGTTTCCCGCTGGCACAAAAAGGCGGTAATCCGGTTGGCGGCCATGACTTTGGCGCACTCGGCGGCAAAATCCTCGCCCATAAAACGGCTGTCATAACCAATAACTATTCCCTGATCGGCAACTTTCTGCTGCTGCAGGTAGTCGGCAATGGCCTGGGCACAGATCTTCGCGTTGGCAAAGGTGAAATCCTGGTTCATAATCGCCCGCCAGCCGGAAGTGCCAAAGCTTATGGTTGTCATTTGCTACCTCCTGTCCATGGTGGTTTCTTGCCTTGTAAACCGCATTATGGTATATAGCATTCCGTTTCGCAAGCGAAAAGTTATGGTTACTGAAAAACTCCATCGGATCAGGTTTAAGAAAATCTGAATCGAGCGGTTCGCTTTTAGCAGTTCGCTATTAGTTTAATGATTACAGTGGTTTTACTATATTTATGTTGTTACCTGTTGGGTGCTGTGTATTGTTAACGTAAGACATTAATTTTACTCAGCTAAATGCTAAGAGCTAATTGCTAATTGCTTAACTTAGTTAAAAAGAGGTATTCCCATGTTCAGTACCGAGCAATTGATTAAACTGGCTTTAACCGAAGATTTGGCTACCGGCGATATTACTAGCATGGCGACGGTACCGTCGGGATCGATCTCCACGGCGACGGTGACCTTCAAGGAAACCGGAATTGTTGCCGGGCTTGATATATTTTCCCTGGTTTTTCGTACCCTTGACGCGTCGCTGAAGGTAGAATTTCAAAGCCATGATGGGGCTGAAGTGGCGTCCGGGGTGCCGGTGGTTTTTATCAGTGGTTCCAGCCTTCCCCTCTTGATGGGGGAACGGGTGGCACTCAATTTCCTCCAGCATTTGAGTGGGATTGCCACCCTGACCCGCAGCTATGTCAGGGAATTGCCGGCAGATAGTCGGGCAAAGATTGTTGATACCCGTAAAACCACCCCCGGCTGGCGTTCGCTGGAAAAATACGCGGTTCAGGTGGGCGGCGGGAAAAATCATCGGATGGGGCTTTTTGACGGGGTATTGATCAAGGATAACCATATCAAGGCCGCGGGATCGATCACTCAGGCGGTGCGGCAGGCTCGCCAGCTGGCACCCCATACTCTGAAGATTGAGGTGGAAGTTGAGACCCTGGAACAGTTGCATGAAGCCTGTCAGGCCGGGGCGGATGTAGTGATGTTGGATAATATGGAAACTTCACTGATGAAATCGGCAGTGGAGAAAACCCGGGAGTTGTTTCCCCACGTCCTGTTGGAAGCTTCAGGAGGAATTACCCGGGAGCGCATTGCTGAAGTGGCGACCACCGCGGTTGACTTTATTTCAGTGGGAGTATTGACACATTCGGCCCGGGCTATTGATATCAGTATGAATATAATGCAGACAAAGTGATAGCCTCCTGGCTGAGAAAACCCCCATCTTCAAAGTGTTGTTTCAAAGTTAATTATTCAGGCACTTTTTTTACCACCCGTTCGCTATGCTCACTTGAGGACACAGAGAACACAGAGATTGAGCACGAGCTTTATACTTTTTGAGTGATATTTCAATGGAACAATCCCCATGGTGATTCCCTTTGATTTCGATGAAACTAAATTTGTAATGGGTGTAAAAGAGAGTTTTTTCTCTGTGACCTTTGTGTGCTCTGTGGTGAAAATCATATGCTGAATAGTTACGTTTCATGAATGTTTTTGAAGGGGACAGCGCTGAAGGTCTGTCCTCCATCCCGGGTTGTTCTCCCATCGGCGGGCGGATTATCCAGCTGAAATCAGTGGATTCCACCAATGATTATGCCTGGAATCTGGCTCTGGAAGGGGCGAAGCACGGCCTGGTAGTGGTTGCCGACCAGCAGACTGGTGGCCGCGGACGGCTGGGGCGTTCCTGGTTGTCTCCTCCGGGAATGAATCTGGCCTTTTCGCTGATATTACGGCCGTCTCTGCCGCCGCCGGATATTCCGCCATTATCCCTGGTTGCTGCGGTTGCCTTATTCTCCTGCCTGGTGACCCACATCCCCCGGCTGTCAATCAAATGGCCCAATGATCTTTATTGTGGTGATCGTAAACTGGCTGGGATTTTATCAGAGATGAAATTGAAAGGTCGGGAGACGGATTTTGTTGTCGTCGGCATCGGGGTTAATGTTAATACCATGGCGGCTGACTGGCCGCTGGAATTACAGTCAACAGCCATTTCCATGTGCCAGGCGGCTGGTAAAACTTTTGCTTTGCGCGATGTATTGCAGAAATTCCTGGCTTCCTTTCATTCCTGGTATGAATGCTATCTTAGCCGTGGTTTTCATGGTCCTGTAGAGCAAATATTTAGAAAAAATTCATATCTGTTCGGGAAACTGGTCACCATTGCCGTCAATGGCCGGACCATGCAGGGGAGAGCCGGAAATGTTGATGAATTCGGCCGCTTGCTGGTTTATGATGAATGGGAAACCTGCTGGCCGGTGGTTGCCGGCGAGGCAACGGTGATGGAAATCAGAGACTCTGAAAAAAGAGGAGATGATCATGATTCTGGTGGTTGATGTCGGTAATACTCATACCGTGCTGGGCCTGTTTCAGGAGCGGGTTTTGTTGGAAAGCTGGCGTATTGCCACTCATTTTTCCCGTACCGAGGATGAGTATGGGATGACCCTCCATAACCTTTTCTCTTTCAGTAAAATCAGGGCGGATAAAATCCGGGGGATGATTATCTCTTGTGTTGTGCCGCCAATGTTAAAGGTTATGGTGGGGATGGCTGAAAAATATTTAGGTTTGAAACCGCTGGTGGTGGGGCCGGGCATGAAAACCGGATTACCCATCCTGTTGGATAATCCCCGGGAAGTTGGCGCTGACCGGGTGGTTAACTCAGTGGCAGCCTACAGCCATTACCGACAGGCACTGGTGGTGATTGATTTTGGTACCGCCACTACCTTTGATTGTGTCTCCGCCCGGGGTGAATACTTAGGGGGGGTTATCGCTCCCGGCCTGCAGATATCCATCGAGGCTTTGTTTCAAAAAGCTTCAAAGTTGCCCCGGGTTGAATTGATTCGACCCCGTTATGTGGTGGGTAAAAATACGGTTCACAGCATGCAATCCGGCATTGTTTACGGTTATATGTCCCTGGTTGAAGGTCTTATTACCCGCTTGTCCAAAGAGCTGGAAGTAAAACCCCTGGTGATTGCCACCGGTGGCCTCGCCCCTCTGATTGCCAAAGAAACCGAAGTCATTGATCATGTCGATGAATTGCTGACCCTGAAAGGGCTTTTACATTTGTATGAATTGAATATGGAAGATCAGCGTCGGGGTTAGGCCCTTGCGGGAAACCTTATAAGGTTTACGGTATAGGGAAAACATAAATATTCGGCCACTTTTCAAAAAAGCAGTAATACTTATTTTTTGTCTCGCGCCCGTTCGCTTCGCTCACTCAAGACGCCAAGAACGCAAAGAAAAACGACTGACGATATGGCAAGTTGAACTCTTCGCGGTCTTTGCGGCTTTGCGAGAAAATTAAAAAAATTGACTGAATAGTTACAAGAATTTACCAATTTATAAACAAAGTCAAATGCTTACCATATTTAGTAAGTAAACATTCGACTACGTTTTCAGAAAAGATAAAAATACTCTCACAGAGGCACAAAGTCACAGAGAACCCCAGTCATTTACCCTCTGTGACTCTGTGAGAAATAACAAAAATTTGTCAATCAATAGACAAAGTCGAATATTTACGGGAAAACACCTTATACCTTACAACCTTGAACCTTTCTTTTATTTTTTGCTTGACTTTTACTAATGTAATATAATAAGTAAAATAAAGAAAATTAAAAAGGTATTGATAAAAATGAAGCTTACCAGAGCCGCGGATTATGCCATCAGAGGGGTTATCTACATGTCCATGCAGCCGGCGGGGGCTGTCATTGTTATCCCTGAGATTGCCAGGGAGATGGGTATCCCGGTGGGTTTTCTGGCCCGGATTTTTCAGAATCTCAGTCGGGCGGGATTGGTTGTCTCCCATCGGGGTAAGAAGGGAGGCTATTCCCTTACCAGAGAACCGGCTTCCCTGACCTTAAAGGATGTTGTTGAGGCCGTTGAAGGAAATATTTCGCTGAACCTCTGTCTGGATGGTTATAACGATTGCGATCGTATGGCCTATTGCCCTATCCGGGGCCATCTGGCAGATATTCAACGGGTTTTGATTGAAAACCTGGAAAAATATGACTTTGGCACCCTGGCTGAAGAAGAAAAAGCCAACCGTAAAGCCCAGGGTATTTCATAAGACCTTCCCTCCCAAGCTTTGGAAACCGCTGCAAGAAATTTCAAGAAATATCCGTGGATGTTCCGGCATGGCTCGCGCTCATTCTCGCCGGCCGTCCATGGCCGGCTTCCGAGGCGTCCACCGCGAATCACATCGTGTGATTCGTTCGGTGGCCAATACCGCTATGAGCCAAGCCCGAACATCCGGCAATATGTACCTGGCGAAGCAAAGGGGCAAACCAGTGCGACAAGCAGGCGAAGCATTTATCAATCGTCAGAGCAAGTGTTTAATTTTATCAAGAATTGACAACGCCCTTAAGGGCGTTGTCCTATTTATGTCGGTTTTTCTCAGCATCTTTTTAACTTGTTCAATAGCTTCCAGATCCAGCGGTATTTCAACCGTGAAAGGTTCCAGTGTCGGCAGATAGGGGCTGCTTTGGTTGGCAAATGATAATTGTTTGCCGGTGGGGCCGGCAGGCCGGGGTTGACCTTCGGTGGAAAACTCAGATTGTTCCAGGTTGCCGAGAATTTCCTGGGCCCGGCTGATTAAGGTTGCCGGTAGGCCGGCCAGCTTCGCTACTTCGATGCCATAGCTGCGGTTGGTGGCTCCCGGTAAAATCTGGCGCAGGAAAACGATGCCGTCATTTTCCTGTTTGACCGCCACATTATAATTTTTTATCCTTTCCTTGGTCAGTTCCAGTTCTGTCAGCTCATGATAGTGGGTGGCAAACAGGGTGAGGCTGGATGACTGGTCATGGATGTGTTCAGCCACCGCCCAGGCAATACTGACCCCGTCAAAAGTGCTGGTCCCCCGTCCGATTTCATCCAGAATAATCAGACTCTTTTTGCTGGCATTATTAAGAATCTGGGCGGTTTCGGTCATTTCCACCATAAATGTTGACAGCCCGCGGCTGAGATTATCCGCGGCTCCAACCCTGGTAAAAATCTGATCAAATATCGGCAGGGTCGCGGTGGACGCAGGGACAAAACTTCCTATCTGGGCTAAGAGGGCGATCATGCCATTTTGCCGCAGGAAAGTCGATTTCCCCGCCATGTTCGGCCCGGTAATGATCCAGATTTGTTCCTGGTCTTCATTAAGGGTGCAATCGTTGGGAATAAAACGTTCCTGGGGGTTGAGGGCTTCGATGGTTGGATGGCGGCCATCAGCAATCTGCAGGGATTGCCGGGAATCCTCAATGGCCGGCCGACAATAATTCTGTTTGTCGGCCACTTCAGCCAGGCTCAACAGGGCATCCAGAAATGCCAGTTGTCGGGCGTTATGCTGAATCTGTTCCACTTCAGCTGCCGACCGGCGGCGCAGTTCACAAAAAAGTTCATATTCCAGGGCGACTATTTTTTCATCCGCGCCAATAATCTTTTCTTCATATTCTTTCAGGGTAGGGGTGATATAACGGTCAGCGTTGGCAAGGGTCTGTTTGCGCAGGTAATCGTCCGGGACCAGATCGCGGTTTCGATGGGTTACTTCAATGTAATATCCGAATACCCGGTTGTAGCGGATCTTCAGCCCGTTGATGCCGGTACGTTCCTTTTCGTTTTTTTCCAGGGCTAAAATCCATTCCCGGCCCTGGTGGCTGTTGTTTTTCAGTTCATCAAGGTCAGGATTAACTTCCGGACGAATGAGGTTTCCTTCCTTGATACCGACTGGCTGTTCATCAAGCAGGGTTGTTTCGATGATTTCAACCAGTGGGGCCATGGGATTAAGGCTGGTGTGTATTTCAGTTAATAATAGTGGTGCTGCCGCCGTTTTAGTCAGCAGTTCTTTGATTTGGGGAATAATCTGTAAGGAGTTTTTCAAGCTGAGCAGGTCACGGCCATTGGCATTCAAGGAGGCCAGTTTGCCGGCCAGTCGTTCCAGATCATAAACCTGGCGTAGGTTGTCCTGCAATTGCCGGCGGATGCTCTTTTCTTCCAGTAGTTGCTGGACGGCATCCAGCCGGTTTTCAATCTTTTTTTGTTCCAGCAACGGATAAAGAATCCATTGTTTAAGTAAACGGCTGCCCATGGCTGTTTGACAGCTGTCGAGAAGGCCATACAGACTACCGTCCTTTTGCCGGTCCTGGATGGTTTGCAGCAATTCCAGGTTGACTACCGTCTGCTTGTTAAGCTGCATATGATGAGTGCTGTAATAAACTTGTAAACGATTCAGATGCTCCAGCGGTTTCTCACTCTGGGTTTCCTGTACGTAGCCTAGTGCCGCCCCGGCAGCAGCTATAGCCGCTGCCATATCCTGGCAGCCGAAGCCGTCCAGGGTCAGGACGGAGAAATGCCGGCATAACCGTTCCCGGGCCAGGTTCAGGGTAAAGGCGGGATATTCCTTTTTTCGGGTCAGGTGAACAGCGGAAAACTCGTTGAGCAATTCTTGCTGCCAGGCCTGGTCCCGCTGTTTTTCTGAAAGCAGTAACTCTTTTGGGATAATTTTTGCCAGTTCATCAATCAATTCTGTCAAGGTTGCCAACTCTGTAAGCCGGAATTCGCCGGTGGTAATTTCCAGCCAGGCCAAGCCATATCGTTGATTATCTTGGTAAACCGCAGCCAGAAAGTTACTTTGATTGGTTGTAACGGTCCCCTCTTCAAACGTTATCCCCGGCGTAACTATTCTTGTAACTTCTCGTTTTACCAGGCCTTTTGCCGCCTTTGGGTCTTCTACCTGGTCACAGATAGCTACCTTGCAACCGGCAGCGATAAGGGTGGACAAATATCCCCCAGCGGCATGGTGGGGGATGCCGCACATGGGGATGGGCTGGTCATCATTTTTGTTGCGGCTGGTCAGGGTGATCTTCAGCAGTCTGGCTGCTTTTACCGCATCGTCAAAAAACATTTCATAGAAATCACCCATGCGGTAGAAAAGGATATTGTCTGGATGTTTTTTCTTGATCGCCTGGTATTGCCGCAGCATGGGGGTCAGTTTGGGCAATTTATCAGCAGCGAAATCTTTTTTAGCGGCCATCAGGAAATTCTCAATAATCTCTTCTTAGTTTGTTTTCATTGTTTACATGGGTCATGAACATTTTTTTTAATGCTGATGGCTGATTGCTGAGAGCGTTCATCAGGAAAAATTTGTTTCCTGATGAACACCGGTTTGTCTGAAGGAACCTGAACGATCTCCCTGTTTCCAGGAAATTAAGACATCGGGTTTGTTTCGAGCCTTGCTGTGGCCGATCAGCAATGATGCGGCTGCCGGCATTTGTTCCTCTGAGCCGCTGAAAATGCCGATGGGGCCGGGCATTTCTCCCAGCCGCATAATGATGGTTTTCCGGTCAGCCAGTTGCAGCAGCTGTTGATTTTCACTCTGGTTCCGGCCGATTACCAGAAATGCTGCCGGGGGAAAGTGGTAAAAACGGCCATATTTCAGCATCTCGGCTTCACGGGAATCTGGGCGATGTCCATCAGCATAAAGGGTTTTAATCCGCTTGGCATAGGCGGGGTCGGTGAGCAGACAGCCGCCTGCCGGGGTAGGGAAATTGGCAATTCCCAGTTCTGTTGCCAGCCGTAGCTGAGGTTTACGTCCCCTGCCGGAAAAATCAAAGAGTTTTGTCCGGTCAACCAGACCTTCCCGCTCGACAATGGTTTCCGTCAGCAGTTTGGCTGACAGGGGGCGGAGCAGCATGCCGGTAGTTTCTGAATCCCTTTCAATGATGCGCATGGTATCCCGTCGTTGTGAAAACGGGCGCTGGCCAAGAACCTCACCGGTAACGATAAAACTTGCGCCCCATTTGGCGGCATACGTCTTGGCGCTGCGGACCATGAGCAGCTTGCAGTCTATGCAGGGGTTGAAATTCTTGCCGTAACCATGGGTTGGAGCTGCAAGCAGCTCAAGAAATTCGGTGCTGATATCAATAACACATAAAGGGATACCATAGTCTTTTGCAATTTTGGCAATGAATTCATTTTCCTGCCGCCTGATTCCGGTATTGAAAAAAGGGGTGGTGAAAAAGACTCCCTGGATGGCAAGATGCTGCTGCTGCAGGACTTTTACCGCCAGAATGCTGTCCAGTCCCCGGGAGAACAATGCTACTGCCTGTGGATTTGGGATTGGGCCGCCAAAAAAATTTTTAGCCATCAGCTTTGCTCCTGTTCAAGGGAAATATCACCGGAGCGAATCACTTTTGGAGGAGATACGGTGA from Pseudomonadota bacterium encodes the following:
- the nadC gene encoding carboxylating nicotinate-nucleotide diphosphorylase, with the translated sequence MFSTEQLIKLALTEDLATGDITSMATVPSGSISTATVTFKETGIVAGLDIFSLVFRTLDASLKVEFQSHDGAEVASGVPVVFISGSSLPLLMGERVALNFLQHLSGIATLTRSYVRELPADSRAKIVDTRKTTPGWRSLEKYAVQVGGGKNHRMGLFDGVLIKDNHIKAAGSITQAVRQARQLAPHTLKIEVEVETLEQLHEACQAGADVVMLDNMETSLMKSAVEKTRELFPHVLLEASGGITRERIAEVATTAVDFISVGVLTHSARAIDISMNIMQTK
- a CDS encoding Rrf2 family transcriptional regulator, encoding MKLTRAADYAIRGVIYMSMQPAGAVIVIPEIAREMGIPVGFLARIFQNLSRAGLVVSHRGKKGGYSLTREPASLTLKDVVEAVEGNISLNLCLDGYNDCDRMAYCPIRGHLADIQRVLIENLEKYDFGTLAEEEKANRKAQGIS
- a CDS encoding type III pantothenate kinase, coding for MILVVDVGNTHTVLGLFQERVLLESWRIATHFSRTEDEYGMTLHNLFSFSKIRADKIRGMIISCVVPPMLKVMVGMAEKYLGLKPLVVGPGMKTGLPILLDNPREVGADRVVNSVAAYSHYRQALVVIDFGTATTFDCVSARGEYLGGVIAPGLQISIEALFQKASKLPRVELIRPRYVVGKNTVHSMQSGIVYGYMSLVEGLITRLSKELEVKPLVIATGGLAPLIAKETEVIDHVDELLTLKGLLHLYELNMEDQRRG
- a CDS encoding biotin--[acetyl-CoA-carboxylase] ligase, whose product is MNVFEGDSAEGLSSIPGCSPIGGRIIQLKSVDSTNDYAWNLALEGAKHGLVVVADQQTGGRGRLGRSWLSPPGMNLAFSLILRPSLPPPDIPPLSLVAAVALFSCLVTHIPRLSIKWPNDLYCGDRKLAGILSEMKLKGRETDFVVVGIGVNVNTMAADWPLELQSTAISMCQAAGKTFALRDVLQKFLASFHSWYECYLSRGFHGPVEQIFRKNSYLFGKLVTIAVNGRTMQGRAGNVDEFGRLLVYDEWETCWPVVAGEATVMEIRDSEKRGDDHDSGG
- a CDS encoding phosphoglucomutase/phosphomannomutase family protein, encoding MTTISFGTSGWRAIMNQDFTFANAKICAQAIADYLQQQKVADQGIVIGYDSRFMGEDFAAECAKVMAANRITAFLCQRETPTPVIAWEIIDKKGGGGINITASHNPPSYNGIKFSPDWGGPALPETTSWIAKRANELMQSGNYQEINLEEAKKSGRIVDCNPRPAYLDDLRKKIDFAAISKARLKIAIDPMYGTSRDYLDTILQDHTAELQTLHNWRDPYFGGRPPEPSKENIPELIQLVIDKKYHLGLATDGDADRFGIIDAGGEFIDANIFLALTADYLLSERKWEGGLARSVATTHLLDRVAAYHQRKMHETAVGFKYIGELISRNAIVLGGEESAGLSIKGHIPEKDGILACLLAAEMVAKRGKSLADQRQELFTRIGPLYTRRVNIRLTEKISQVIREKLETPLTSVGKLQVLETITIDGTKYLFPDDCWLLIRLSGTEPVARLYAEAPSIPQLEELVQAGTNYFFSE
- a CDS encoding FG-GAP-like repeat-containing protein, which encodes LNRQAGRPSAGKSGLETGDGLYSLSTADNERVLIPRYRKVDTINLVVKSMDMGDLTGDHQTEVVFTDSEKIYVYTLTRKGLKFRYRYHFDKWGEIMNLQVVDIDGDQRDELIVNTVKETEDGFSSFIIGYRQGKFQVVASNVPFAMGVLGGHSIARGGYFLGQVFSMESVFGSQVYQLKLKNGQIKSTKAFAVPHGFRICGALYDDINGDGRRELCFVNEQSFLEIYQGGKRLWISDERVGGSLNNVQVEVGTPKVSYTDKKQIDVPLRACDLDSDGKKEMLLVKNTSSMSTGLGEYGFLNKGSVMLLKQSNVGFSLRPLTGKLGGPIQSLNILGKELFVTMVKRGDDVLKVSGDSYLLSFPLPGR
- the mutS gene encoding DNA mismatch repair protein MutS, which encodes MPKLTPMLRQYQAIKKKHPDNILFYRMGDFYEMFFDDAVKAARLLKITLTSRNKNDDQPIPMCGIPHHAAGGYLSTLIAAGCKVAICDQVEDPKAAKGLVKREVTRIVTPGITFEEGTVTTNQSNFLAAVYQDNQRYGLAWLEITTGEFRLTELATLTELIDELAKIIPKELLLSEKQRDQAWQQELLNEFSAVHLTRKKEYPAFTLNLARERLCRHFSVLTLDGFGCQDMAAAIAAAGAALGYVQETQSEKPLEHLNRLQVYYSTHHMQLNKQTVVNLELLQTIQDRQKDGSLYGLLDSCQTAMGSRLLKQWILYPLLEQKKIENRLDAVQQLLEEKSIRRQLQDNLRQVYDLERLAGKLASLNANGRDLLSLKNSLQIIPQIKELLTKTAAAPLLLTEIHTSLNPMAPLVEIIETTLLDEQPVGIKEGNLIRPEVNPDLDELKNNSHQGREWILALEKNEKERTGINGLKIRYNRVFGYYIEVTHRNRDLVPDDYLRKQTLANADRYITPTLKEYEEKIIGADEKIVALEYELFCELRRRSAAEVEQIQHNARQLAFLDALLSLAEVADKQNYCRPAIEDSRQSLQIADGRHPTIEALNPQERFIPNDCTLNEDQEQIWIITGPNMAGKSTFLRQNGMIALLAQIGSFVPASTATLPIFDQIFTRVGAADNLSRGLSTFMVEMTETAQILNNASKKSLIILDEIGRGTSTFDGVSIAWAVAEHIHDQSSSLTLFATHYHELTELELTKERIKNYNVAVKQENDGIVFLRQILPGATNRSYGIEVAKLAGLPATLISRAQEILGNLEQSEFSTEGQPRPAGPTGKQLSFANQSSPYLPTLEPFTVEIPLDLEAIEQVKKMLRKTDINRTTPLRALSILDKIKHLL
- a CDS encoding pyridoxal phosphate-dependent aminotransferase, with product MKKPSYPRSKKALAMKPFLAMDVLERAQELERQGRTIIHLEVGEPDFPTPEPVKMAAIQALNQDKTHYTHSMGLLELRQAVADHYHKKYGVSFSPDQVIITSGTSPALLLVCATLLNPGDRLLLTNPGYACYANFISYCDGIPDLVEVNEDNGFQYNPESLQNRIKPATRGILINSPANPTGTLLSAERMRQIAELGIPVIADEIYHGLVYEGQAHSILEYTDRAFVLNGFSKLYAMTGWRLGYLITPKAYIRTLQTIQQNFFIAASHFGQEAAIVALKSPEVAQAVEEMKDIYNQRRQYMLQRVRGMGLTVKTEPTGAFYVFANARAFCDNSYEFAFEILEKAGVGVTPGIDFGSNGEGFIRFTYANSMENIKEGMDRLEEFLHTRRSG